A single region of the Geobacillus subterraneus genome encodes:
- a CDS encoding TetR/AcrR family transcriptional regulator: MRREKPKFKQIIDAAVVVIAEHGYHQAQVSKIAKQAGVADGTIYLYFKNKEDILISLFQEKMGAFIEKIEQETEGISSPLEKLYVLVKTHFSALAADPHMVVVTQLELRQSNKELRHRINEVLKGYLRLIDRIIMEGMEKGEFRQDLDVRLTRQMIFGTLDETVTTWVMNEQKYDLAALADPVYELLVKGCAAGR; this comes from the coding sequence TTGCGGAGGGAAAAGCCGAAATTTAAGCAAATCATTGACGCTGCCGTCGTCGTCATCGCCGAGCACGGCTACCATCAAGCACAGGTGTCGAAAATCGCCAAGCAGGCCGGTGTCGCCGACGGCACGATCTACCTTTATTTTAAAAACAAAGAGGATATTTTAATTTCGCTTTTTCAGGAAAAGATGGGGGCGTTCATCGAGAAAATTGAACAAGAGACAGAAGGAATTTCAAGCCCCCTAGAGAAATTGTATGTATTGGTGAAAACTCATTTTTCCGCCCTCGCCGCTGATCCGCATATGGTGGTCGTGACGCAGCTTGAGCTGCGCCAGTCGAACAAAGAGCTGCGCCATCGCATCAATGAGGTGCTGAAAGGATATTTGCGGCTCATCGACCGCATCATCATGGAGGGGATGGAAAAAGGGGAGTTTCGCCAAGATTTAGACGTCCGGCTCACTCGGCAAATGATCTTTGGCACCCTGGATGAAACGGTGACGACGTGGGTGATGAACGAGCAAAAGTATGACTTGGCCGCCCTCGCCGATCCGGTGTACGAACTGCTCGTCAAAGGGTGCGCCGCCGGACGTTAG
- a CDS encoding enoyl-CoA hydratase — protein MNFFRVAKEEFVAVVTFSRPPANALSSAVLKELSTVLDELEIDPDVRVVLLHGEGRFFSAGADIKEFTSIASVEEASGLSRNGQLVMERIERFSKPVIAAIHGAALGGGLELAMSCHIRVVAENAKLGLPELQLGIIPGFAGTQRLVRYVGFGKAAEMMWTSEPITGAEAVQWGLANKAVPEERLLDEAKALAKKIAAKSPLSVRAVIELLNAAKEKTFVEAVREEAEWFGRVFGSEDAKEGVQAFLEKRPPVFKGK, from the coding sequence ATGAATTTTTTTCGCGTAGCGAAAGAGGAGTTCGTCGCTGTCGTGACGTTTTCGCGGCCGCCGGCGAACGCCCTTTCATCAGCGGTTTTGAAAGAGCTTTCAACCGTGTTGGACGAGCTTGAGATCGACCCGGACGTGCGCGTCGTGTTGCTTCATGGCGAGGGGCGGTTTTTCTCAGCCGGCGCCGATATTAAAGAATTCACGTCCATCGCTTCCGTCGAGGAGGCATCCGGCTTGTCGCGCAACGGCCAACTCGTGATGGAGCGGATCGAACGCTTTTCCAAACCAGTCATTGCGGCGATTCACGGCGCCGCATTAGGCGGTGGGTTGGAGCTGGCTATGAGCTGCCACATTCGTGTGGTGGCGGAAAACGCCAAACTCGGCCTGCCGGAGCTGCAGCTTGGCATCATCCCTGGATTTGCTGGCACGCAGCGGCTTGTGCGCTACGTCGGCTTTGGTAAGGCAGCCGAAATGATGTGGACGAGCGAGCCGATTACCGGCGCAGAGGCTGTGCAATGGGGGCTTGCCAACAAGGCGGTGCCGGAAGAACGGCTTCTTGACGAGGCCAAAGCGCTGGCGAAAAAGATCGCCGCCAAAAGTCCGCTTTCCGTTCGGGCGGTTATTGAGTTGCTTAACGCCGCCAAGGAAAAAACGTTCGTTGAGGCCGTGCGCGAGGAAGCGGAATGGTTTGGCCGCGTGTTTGGATCCGAGGATGCAAAAGAAGGCGTGCAGGCGTTTTTGGAAAAACGGCCGCCCGTCTTTAAAGGGAAATAA
- a CDS encoding electron transfer flavoprotein subunit beta/FixA family protein, which produces MNIFVLMKRTFDTEEKISIVNGKINEEGAEFIINPYDEYAIEEAIQVRDKHGGEVTVVTVGSEEAEKELRTALAMGCDKAVLINIDDDVEEQDQYTTAKVLAEYLKDKNPDLILAGNVAIDGGSGQVGPRVAELLGIPYVTTITKLDIADGGKVTVVRDVEGDEEVIETSLPLLVTAQQGLNEPRYPSLPGIMKAKKKPLDELELDDLDLDEDEVEAKTKTIEVFLPPKREAGKILQGEIADQVKELVGLLRSEAKVV; this is translated from the coding sequence ATGAACATTTTTGTGTTGATGAAACGCACGTTTGACACGGAAGAAAAAATCTCCATCGTCAACGGCAAGATTAACGAGGAAGGTGCTGAATTCATCATCAACCCGTACGATGAATACGCCATCGAAGAGGCGATCCAAGTGCGCGACAAACACGGCGGCGAAGTGACAGTCGTCACCGTCGGCAGCGAGGAAGCGGAAAAAGAGCTGCGCACAGCGCTCGCTATGGGCTGCGACAAAGCGGTGCTCATCAACATTGACGACGATGTCGAAGAGCAAGACCAATATACGACCGCGAAAGTGCTCGCCGAATACTTAAAAGATAAAAATCCGGATTTGATTTTGGCCGGCAATGTAGCCATTGACGGCGGCTCCGGGCAAGTCGGCCCGCGCGTGGCGGAATTGCTCGGCATCCCATACGTGACGACGATTACGAAGCTTGACATTGCCGACGGCGGAAAAGTGACCGTTGTGCGCGACGTCGAGGGGGATGAGGAAGTGATCGAAACGTCGCTGCCGCTCCTTGTCACCGCCCAACAAGGGCTGAATGAGCCGCGTTACCCGTCGCTGCCAGGCATTATGAAAGCGAAAAAGAAACCGCTTGATGAGCTCGAGCTTGATGACTTGGATCTTGACGAGGACGAGGTCGAGGCGAAAACGAAAACGATCGAAGTGTTCTTGCCGCCGAAGCGGGAGGCAGGAAAAATTTTGCAAGGCGAGATTGCTGATCAAGTCAAAGAGCTTGTCGGGCTGCTCCGCTCCGAAGCGAAAGTCGTTTAA
- a CDS encoding electron transfer flavoprotein subunit alpha/FixB family protein, with translation MARKVLTLAEVRDGSLRNVSFEAIAAAKTIAEGGEVVAALVGDQVQAHANELIFRGADRVVVVEHPNLKFYTSDGYSQAIKAVIDKEEPEAIVFGHTALGKDLSPKLAVKLDAGLVSDVVAVEEAGGNIVFTRPIYSGKAFEKKIVTDGIIFATVRPNNIAPLDRDESRSGSVESMAVEIKDLRAIVKEVVRKTAEGVDLTEAKVIVAGGRGVKSAEGFQPLKELAEVLGGAVGASRGACDAGYCDYSLQIGQTGKVVTPDLYIACGISGAIQHLAGMSNSKVIVAINKDPEANIFKVADYGIVGDLFEVVPLLTEEFKKLKVHS, from the coding sequence ATGGCACGCAAAGTATTAACATTGGCAGAAGTTCGCGACGGATCGCTGCGCAATGTTTCGTTTGAAGCGATCGCAGCGGCCAAAACGATCGCTGAAGGCGGGGAAGTTGTGGCGGCGCTCGTCGGCGATCAAGTGCAAGCGCATGCAAATGAGCTGATTTTCCGCGGGGCGGATCGCGTCGTTGTCGTTGAGCATCCAAACTTGAAATTTTATACGTCCGACGGCTATTCGCAAGCGATAAAAGCGGTGATCGACAAAGAAGAGCCGGAAGCCATTGTCTTTGGCCATACAGCGCTCGGCAAAGACTTGTCGCCGAAGCTGGCCGTGAAGCTGGACGCCGGCCTTGTTTCCGACGTGGTGGCGGTCGAAGAAGCGGGCGGCAACATTGTGTTCACGCGCCCGATCTACTCCGGCAAAGCGTTTGAAAAGAAAATCGTCACTGACGGCATCATCTTTGCGACGGTGCGCCCGAACAACATCGCGCCGCTCGACCGCGATGAATCGCGTTCCGGCAGCGTTGAATCGATGGCGGTCGAGATTAAAGATTTGCGCGCGATCGTCAAAGAAGTCGTCCGCAAAACGGCCGAAGGAGTCGACTTGACGGAAGCGAAAGTGATTGTCGCCGGCGGCCGCGGCGTGAAAAGTGCCGAAGGGTTCCAGCCGCTCAAAGAGTTGGCCGAAGTATTGGGCGGTGCGGTCGGCGCGTCGCGCGGGGCGTGCGATGCCGGCTATTGCGACTACTCGCTGCAAATTGGTCAAACCGGGAAAGTCGTGACGCCAGACCTTTACATCGCCTGCGGCATCTCAGGCGCCATCCAGCACTTGGCGGGCATGTCGAACTCGAAAGTAATCGTCGCCATTAACAAGGACCCGGAAGCGAACATTTTCAAAGTGGCCGATTACGGCATTGTTGGCGATTTGTTCGAAGTCGTTCCGCTCCTGACCGAAGAATTCAAAAAGCTGAAAGTGCATTCGTAA
- the trxA gene encoding thioredoxin: MAIINATDQTFAAETKDGVALVDFWAPWCGPCRMIAPVLEELDQEMGDKVKIVKVNVDENQETAAKFGVMSIPTLLVFKNGELVDKAIGYQPKEALVQLVGKHV, translated from the coding sequence ATGGCCATTATCAATGCGACAGATCAAACATTCGCCGCAGAAACGAAAGACGGCGTCGCGCTCGTTGACTTTTGGGCGCCATGGTGCGGCCCGTGCCGCATGATCGCTCCGGTGCTTGAGGAGCTTGATCAAGAAATGGGCGACAAGGTGAAAATCGTCAAAGTCAACGTTGACGAAAACCAAGAAACAGCAGCGAAATTCGGCGTGATGAGCATTCCGACGCTGCTCGTGTTCAAAAACGGCGAACTTGTCGATAAAGCGATCGGCTACCAGCCGAAAGAAGCGCTTGTCCAGCTTGTCGGCAAACATGTGTAA
- a CDS encoding NAD-dependent epimerase/dehydratase family protein, whose amino-acid sequence MKVIVTGGAGFIGSHLAAYLSGQGYEVAAVDCFHPYYPAERKERQFQALTGGRVPLVRLDLLDGEQTKRWFAQFRPDAVYHLAALPGVPYSLEQPLTYIDYDIKATVNVLAAAGEAEVRHVLFASSSSVYGDRGNVPLKEEMADGRVVSPYAAAKYGAESFCHAYAHLYGYKMTIFRYFTVYGPWGRPDMAIGTFLRRLMNGEEITVYGSGTARDYTYIDDIVAGMVAALDRSGSQSEVFNLGAGAPVTMEQLLVELRKHFPDMKVVRAPERKGDVKATWADITKAKRAFGYEPKVPFAEGLARTVVWAREYER is encoded by the coding sequence ATGAAAGTGATTGTGACCGGGGGAGCGGGATTTATCGGCAGCCATCTCGCTGCCTATTTGAGCGGTCAAGGATACGAGGTGGCAGCCGTTGATTGTTTTCATCCGTACTATCCCGCCGAACGGAAAGAGCGGCAGTTTCAGGCGCTTACCGGCGGCCGGGTGCCGCTTGTCCGCTTGGACTTACTTGATGGGGAACAGACAAAGCGGTGGTTTGCGCAGTTCCGTCCCGATGCCGTCTACCACTTGGCGGCGCTGCCGGGGGTGCCGTATTCGCTTGAGCAGCCGCTCACCTATATTGACTACGATATTAAGGCAACGGTGAACGTCTTGGCGGCGGCCGGGGAAGCCGAGGTCCGCCACGTGTTGTTCGCTTCGTCTTCATCCGTGTATGGCGATCGCGGCAATGTGCCGCTTAAGGAAGAAATGGCTGATGGGCGCGTCGTTTCGCCGTATGCGGCCGCAAAATACGGGGCGGAGTCGTTTTGCCATGCATACGCTCACCTCTACGGCTACAAAATGACCATTTTTCGCTATTTTACTGTTTATGGTCCGTGGGGGCGGCCGGATATGGCCATCGGCACGTTTCTCCGCCGGCTGATGAACGGCGAGGAGATCACGGTATATGGCTCTGGGACGGCGCGCGATTATACGTACATCGATGATATTGTCGCCGGCATGGTGGCGGCGCTTGATCGCAGCGGCAGCCAAAGCGAGGTATTTAACTTGGGCGCAGGGGCGCCGGTCACGATGGAACAGCTGCTTGTCGAGCTGCGGAAGCATTTCCCGGATATGAAGGTCGTGCGTGCACCGGAACGGAAAGGCGATGTCAAAGCGACGTGGGCGGACATTACGAAGGCGAAGCGGGCGTTTGGCTACGAGCCGAAGGTGCCGTTTGCTGAAGGGTTGGCCCGGACGGTGGTGTGGGCGCGCGAATATGAGCGGTAA
- a CDS encoding lysylphosphatidylglycerol synthase transmembrane domain-containing protein, with protein MSGKLAAKVVLRTAGAALLFIFVWLTYRYFDIRLLLRHLAELVRHPADLAAAAFVYGMSFWLRAWAWKQYVGKPIAFSVYWRAVLLSLFINHLAPVKIGDAARVAVLARQPGVSASESVESVAVMRLLDMAVLGSFAAAGMYVYMHRIPGVPLLAALAAAGLVLALAVFRRPLRMERLWRRWRTVFRSRRGVLIAAAVAASWLCEAAVIDMIAKAVGMPLSFWQAVWVNSATVSGQIAQLTPGGAGTYEAVMAFALTALGAPGSVAYTAAVLTHALKFLFSYAAGAVVLAFWRSDWQAVRNVWRKERERV; from the coding sequence ATGAGCGGTAAGCTGGCTGCCAAGGTGGTGTTGCGGACGGCCGGCGCGGCGCTGCTGTTCATTTTTGTCTGGCTGACATACCGCTATTTTGACATTCGGCTGCTGCTCCGGCATCTGGCGGAACTAGTCCGCCATCCGGCGGATCTAGCTGCGGCCGCTTTTGTGTATGGCATGTCATTTTGGCTGCGGGCATGGGCATGGAAGCAGTATGTCGGGAAACCGATCGCTTTCTCTGTCTATTGGCGTGCGGTGCTGCTCAGTTTGTTCATCAATCACCTTGCGCCGGTGAAAATCGGCGATGCGGCCCGCGTTGCTGTGCTCGCCCGCCAGCCTGGCGTTTCGGCCAGCGAGTCGGTCGAGTCAGTCGCGGTCATGCGGCTGCTGGACATGGCTGTGTTAGGCAGTTTCGCCGCCGCTGGGATGTATGTGTATATGCATCGAATTCCCGGTGTTCCGCTGTTGGCGGCGCTCGCTGCGGCCGGCCTCGTACTCGCTCTTGCTGTGTTTCGCCGCCCGCTCCGTATGGAACGGTTATGGCGGCGATGGCGGACGGTGTTTCGCAGCCGGCGCGGCGTGTTGATCGCCGCGGCGGTGGCGGCGAGCTGGCTGTGCGAGGCGGCGGTCATTGACATGATCGCTAAAGCGGTCGGCATGCCGCTTTCCTTTTGGCAGGCAGTATGGGTCAACAGCGCAACCGTCTCCGGTCAAATTGCCCAACTCACTCCTGGCGGAGCAGGAACGTATGAGGCGGTGATGGCGTTTGCGTTAACTGCGCTGGGGGCGCCGGGGAGCGTGGCGTATACGGCGGCTGTGCTTACCCATGCGTTGAAATTCTTGTTTTCATACGCGGCCGGGGCCGTTGTGCTCGCGTTTTGGCGGTCCGACTGGCAGGCGGTGCGAAACGTATGGAGAAAGGAAAGGGAGAGGGTATGA
- a CDS encoding alkaline phosphatase family protein yields MKEASRFEKIAARCWNLLNEGKPFTPIFVAGTMAIYHAADLTQVHASAWLLGLAAALPLFVVYYVYDYPLFLRNYLWIPYMAFLIIWSFADAALLLLAAGLYFFFTVFFWGTLYYHLRIGTSWWNFTRFWKLVLKNSDSTSGNAQEQLPKCFLLLSVWEYAGRQIEQGASLAPLYSSFWLFAAGVWLFSWVLHRYLFDWKPDVIPTYTDNVPVPSAPVNDKVYVIVIDGMRKDRFEAANAPFLKRLRAHGTEFAQMETVYPARTVVCFTSMFTGTYPFEHGIRSNMVWKLGVKVETIFDSLRKIGKTGRLLGIAHLVDSFGDDVETVTAVMPNDLADRYIIERAKRIVEEQNPDLLVVQLIATDQTGHSRGVLYDEYIEKIEEADALVAEFVGWLEKRGELERATLIVCADHGQADGIGGHGHLDEGERYVPFFLYGPAIEPGKRVDEKKSLVSLAPTIAYLFGAPYPSHSRGPVLIEAIRKEESDEEAARHRLFAGAQ; encoded by the coding sequence ATGAAAGAAGCATCACGGTTTGAAAAAATCGCGGCGCGCTGCTGGAATTTGTTGAATGAAGGAAAACCGTTCACGCCGATTTTTGTTGCCGGAACGATGGCCATCTACCATGCTGCTGACCTCACTCAAGTTCATGCATCGGCTTGGCTGCTCGGCCTGGCAGCGGCGCTGCCGCTGTTTGTCGTCTACTATGTATACGATTACCCGCTGTTTTTGCGCAATTATTTATGGATTCCGTATATGGCATTTCTCATCATTTGGTCGTTTGCCGACGCTGCCCTATTGCTGCTGGCGGCCGGGCTCTATTTTTTCTTCACCGTCTTTTTTTGGGGAACGCTGTATTACCATTTGCGCATCGGCACGTCATGGTGGAATTTTACCCGCTTTTGGAAGCTGGTGCTAAAAAATAGCGATTCGACGAGCGGCAATGCTCAAGAACAGCTGCCGAAATGCTTCCTTCTTCTGTCCGTGTGGGAATACGCTGGGCGGCAGATCGAACAAGGGGCGTCTTTGGCGCCGCTGTACAGCTCGTTTTGGCTGTTTGCCGCCGGGGTGTGGCTGTTCTCGTGGGTGTTGCACCGGTATTTGTTCGATTGGAAACCGGATGTCATCCCGACGTATACCGACAACGTGCCCGTTCCGTCCGCGCCGGTCAATGATAAAGTATATGTCATCGTCATTGACGGCATGCGCAAAGATCGGTTTGAGGCGGCGAACGCCCCGTTTTTAAAACGGCTGCGCGCGCATGGAACGGAATTTGCACAAATGGAAACCGTTTATCCGGCGCGTACGGTCGTCTGCTTTACTTCGATGTTCACTGGCACGTACCCGTTTGAGCACGGCATCCGGTCGAATATGGTATGGAAGCTCGGGGTGAAAGTCGAGACGATTTTCGATTCACTCCGCAAAATCGGAAAAACAGGCCGCTTGCTCGGCATCGCCCATTTGGTTGATTCGTTCGGCGACGATGTGGAAACGGTGACGGCCGTCATGCCGAACGACCTCGCCGACCGTTATATCATCGAGCGGGCGAAACGCATCGTCGAGGAACAAAACCCGGACTTGCTTGTCGTACAGTTGATCGCCACCGATCAAACCGGCCATAGCCGCGGTGTGCTGTACGACGAGTATATCGAAAAAATTGAAGAAGCCGACGCCTTGGTTGCCGAGTTTGTCGGCTGGCTTGAGAAACGCGGCGAGCTTGAGCGCGCGACATTGATCGTCTGCGCCGACCACGGCCAAGCGGACGGCATCGGCGGCCACGGCCATTTGGATGAGGGAGAACGGTACGTCCCGTTTTTTCTATACGGGCCGGCCATCGAACCGGGAAAACGGGTCGACGAGAAAAAAAGCCTCGTCTCGCTCGCGCCGACGATCGCCTATTTGTTCGGCGCGCCGTATCCAAGCCATAGCCGCGGCCCGGTGTTAATTGAGGCGATACGAAAGGAGGAGAGCGATGAAGAAGCAGCGCGTCATCGTCTTTTTGCCGGCGCACAATGA
- a CDS encoding glycosyltransferase family 2 protein, whose translation MKKQRVIVFLPAHNEEEAIGDVIRRIPRRFHPDVEVSVLVIDDGSTDRTAEVAKEAGADDICRLPENRGLGAAVRRGLEECVRRGADVGVMIDADNEYPPEQIPDILDPIFAGEADYTIGSRFLGTIRGMKWHRRLGNYLFTRLQSLLLDQRLYDGQSGMRAFSRQAMEEAEIIHDYNYAQVLTLNLVRKGFRLKEVPIRYQVRTTGRSFIKFTAYMTAVIPAIWKEMRRPVAKVAIDRDSRSRYGTVHKAASPSRQHVL comes from the coding sequence ATGAAGAAGCAGCGCGTCATCGTCTTTTTGCCGGCGCACAATGAAGAAGAAGCGATTGGCGACGTCATCCGCCGCATTCCGCGCCGCTTTCACCCGGATGTCGAAGTAAGCGTCCTTGTCATTGACGATGGATCGACGGACCGGACGGCTGAAGTAGCAAAAGAAGCAGGGGCCGATGACATTTGCCGTCTGCCGGAAAATCGCGGCCTCGGGGCGGCGGTGCGCCGCGGGCTTGAGGAATGCGTGCGCCGCGGCGCGGACGTCGGTGTCATGATTGACGCTGACAATGAATATCCGCCGGAGCAAATTCCCGACATTTTGGATCCCATTTTTGCCGGCGAGGCCGATTATACGATTGGCTCGCGCTTCCTTGGCACGATTCGCGGCATGAAATGGCACCGCCGCCTCGGGAATTATTTGTTCACTCGGCTGCAGTCGCTGCTTCTTGACCAGCGCCTTTATGACGGACAGTCAGGCATGCGCGCCTTTTCGCGCCAGGCAATGGAGGAGGCGGAAATTATCCACGATTACAATTACGCCCAAGTGCTGACGCTCAACTTGGTGCGCAAAGGGTTTCGACTAAAGGAAGTGCCGATCCGCTACCAAGTGCGGACGACCGGCCGCTCGTTCATCAAATTTACCGCCTACATGACCGCCGTTATTCCGGCGATATGGAAAGAAATGCGCCGCCCGGTCGCCAAAGTCGCTATCGACCGCGATTCCCGGAGCAGGTACGGCACTGTCCATAAGGCGGCTTCCCCTAGCCGCCAGCATGTTTTGTAA
- a CDS encoding FTR1 family iron permease, whose protein sequence is MEVQALLITFREALEALLIIGIITSYLKRVNHREYTKYVWLGAALAVAASVGVAILFQVVLTGFAAMASEIYLKIGIMLVSTLLLTQMVFWMAEHSQHIKKSVEGKMDQFITAGNVVGMVIHSFLVVLREGVETVFFFAAITHGNIGAALQGWGAATGMAIAALVSYFFFKGTMRIPLKTFFKVTGAFIVLIAAGLLVQAISMMQDIGLIGSVMPHVYDLTWLLPEHPIDYEHYLRDHGVAPIFSGEVGVFLKALFGYSSMPSLEEMIAYIGYFVVIYLLVTSRQGQKNSKEHPSAAALKEKTKGIL, encoded by the coding sequence ATGGAAGTTCAAGCGCTGCTCATTACGTTTCGCGAAGCGCTCGAGGCATTGCTTATTATCGGGATTATTACGTCATATTTGAAACGGGTGAACCATCGCGAGTATACGAAATACGTATGGCTTGGCGCCGCCTTGGCGGTGGCCGCCAGCGTCGGTGTCGCTATTTTGTTTCAAGTCGTGTTGACCGGCTTCGCTGCGATGGCAAGTGAAATCTACTTGAAAATCGGCATTATGCTCGTCTCGACGCTGCTGTTGACGCAAATGGTGTTTTGGATGGCTGAGCATAGCCAGCACATAAAAAAAAGCGTCGAAGGGAAAATGGATCAGTTCATCACAGCCGGCAATGTCGTCGGGATGGTCATCCATTCGTTTTTAGTCGTGTTGCGCGAAGGGGTGGAAACCGTCTTTTTCTTCGCCGCCATCACACACGGCAACATCGGCGCGGCGCTGCAAGGCTGGGGAGCCGCGACAGGCATGGCCATCGCCGCCTTGGTCAGCTACTTCTTCTTTAAGGGAACGATGCGCATCCCGCTCAAGACATTCTTTAAGGTGACCGGCGCTTTTATCGTCCTCATTGCTGCCGGGTTGCTCGTGCAAGCCATTTCCATGATGCAAGACATCGGTCTGATCGGCAGCGTCATGCCACATGTGTACGATTTGACTTGGCTGCTTCCGGAACACCCGATCGATTATGAGCATTATTTGCGCGACCACGGTGTGGCCCCCATCTTCTCCGGTGAAGTCGGCGTCTTTTTAAAAGCGCTGTTCGGCTACTCGTCGATGCCGTCGCTTGAGGAAATGATCGCCTATATCGGCTACTTTGTCGTCATTTACTTGCTCGTGACGAGCCGCCAAGGCCAAAAGAACAGCAAAGAGCACCCGTCGGCCGCGGCGCTTAAGGAAAAGACGAAAGGCATTCTGTAA
- a CDS encoding nucleoporin-interacting protein, whose protein sequence is MKRLLHDRLWLCFSIGLAAVLAGAALYWASPYAATWDEVDFALALERYDLLGMQPHFPGYPYFILGGMAVHTAIANPAKALSVLNVLVLLSAVFPLVWLLRRNVSLPAALLAALAVLSSSYVLLAAARPMSDGAALGVLWWYMWAVERAHRQTTWKAQLLPAALFSVLMGVRLSYAPFGAALLFLWYEDWSTHRRLGRVAASVLVAALFQFIWVAAVARTEGGLFPFFKLGWAFVHGHFSDWGGTAAASPLPFSERVQRFLIDNFFWTGIACQNAWLLAAYAAIGAIAWRAGRFRPPRALVVSALLYAVWALLAQNIEKPRHLLPLIHFALFYVWGRFLAVPRGWGLALAAAVVLLQAAVGIGQLREQAATPPAVYQLADELRDKPPSFVVYTWEETRVFDYLHVPFPHKDVFRFSFFLQDKENYRHATIYMTNHVVDGFRAQGVDVSRHVRKVKTYRSSLLADPVYGTITLYEWVGE, encoded by the coding sequence GTGAAACGACTGCTGCACGACCGGCTTTGGCTTTGTTTCAGCATCGGGCTGGCCGCCGTTTTGGCCGGCGCCGCGTTGTATTGGGCAAGCCCGTATGCGGCCACATGGGATGAAGTCGATTTTGCGCTGGCGCTTGAGCGCTACGACTTGTTAGGCATGCAGCCGCATTTTCCCGGCTATCCGTATTTCATTTTAGGCGGCATGGCCGTTCACACGGCCATCGCCAATCCGGCTAAGGCGCTTTCCGTGTTGAATGTTCTCGTTCTCTTGTCCGCCGTTTTTCCGCTCGTTTGGCTGCTGCGCCGGAACGTTTCGCTCCCGGCGGCGCTGCTCGCCGCTTTGGCCGTGCTCTCTTCAAGCTATGTGCTCCTCGCCGCCGCCCGGCCGATGTCTGACGGCGCGGCGCTCGGCGTGCTCTGGTGGTACATGTGGGCGGTGGAGCGGGCGCACCGACAGACGACATGGAAGGCGCAGCTGTTGCCGGCCGCTTTATTCAGCGTGCTGATGGGAGTGCGCCTGTCGTATGCTCCATTCGGCGCCGCGCTGTTGTTCCTTTGGTATGAAGACTGGAGCACGCACCGCCGCTTGGGCCGGGTGGCGGCCTCCGTTTTGGTGGCTGCGTTGTTTCAATTCATTTGGGTGGCAGCGGTGGCGCGCACGGAGGGCGGTCTTTTCCCGTTTTTCAAGCTCGGCTGGGCGTTTGTCCACGGCCATTTCAGCGATTGGGGCGGAACAGCGGCAGCGAGTCCGCTTCCGTTTTCCGAGCGGGTGCAACGGTTTTTGATCGACAACTTTTTTTGGACCGGCATCGCCTGCCAAAACGCTTGGCTGCTCGCTGCCTATGCGGCAATCGGCGCCATCGCCTGGCGCGCCGGGCGGTTTCGGCCGCCGCGCGCACTTGTCGTTTCCGCCCTGCTGTACGCCGTTTGGGCGCTATTGGCGCAAAACATTGAAAAACCGCGCCACCTTCTTCCGTTGATCCATTTTGCCCTGTTTTATGTGTGGGGCCGCTTTTTGGCTGTGCCGAGGGGATGGGGATTAGCGCTGGCGGCAGCGGTCGTGCTGCTGCAGGCGGCCGTCGGCATCGGGCAGCTGCGCGAGCAAGCGGCGACGCCGCCGGCTGTATACCAGTTGGCGGACGAGTTGCGTGACAAACCGCCGTCGTTTGTGGTATATACGTGGGAAGAAACGCGCGTGTTCGACTATTTGCATGTGCCGTTTCCGCATAAAGATGTGTTCCGTTTTTCCTTCTTTTTGCAAGACAAAGAAAACTACCGCCATGCTACAATTTATATGACCAATCATGTTGTTGACGGGTTTCGCGCCCAAGGAGTCGATGTTTCCCGCCATGTGCGCAAAGTGAAAACATATCGTTCCAGTCTGCTTGCCGATCCGGTGTACGGAACGATTACGCTGTACGAATGGGTCGGGGAATAG